One Mycolicibacterium crocinum DNA window includes the following coding sequences:
- a CDS encoding DUF779 domain-containing protein gives MSDAPPRALITAAAAELLHSLQQRHGPVMFHQSGGCCDGSSPMCYPDGDFIVGDRDVLLGVLEGAPVWISGPQFETWKHTQLVIDVVPGRGGGFSLEAPEGMRFLSRGRAFTDAENQLLASESALTGADYERGARPAERADLVVADAADACAIPGRRAGVVQQ, from the coding sequence ATGAGTGATGCGCCGCCGCGGGCACTGATCACCGCGGCGGCCGCCGAGCTCCTGCACAGCCTGCAGCAGCGGCACGGGCCGGTGATGTTCCACCAGTCCGGCGGCTGCTGCGACGGGTCGTCGCCGATGTGTTACCCCGACGGTGACTTCATCGTCGGCGACCGCGACGTGCTGCTCGGGGTGCTGGAAGGCGCCCCGGTGTGGATATCCGGCCCGCAATTCGAGACCTGGAAACACACCCAGCTGGTGATCGACGTCGTACCCGGTCGCGGTGGCGGCTTTAGCTTGGAAGCCCCTGAGGGCATGCGTTTTCTGAGCCGGGGCCGGGCCTTCACCGACGCGGAAAACCAGTTGCTGGCCAGCGAATCTGCGCTGACCGGAGCCGACTACGAGCGTGGCGCCCGCCCCGCCGAACGGGCCGACTTGGTGGTCGCCGACGCAGCAGACGCTTGTGCAATCCCTGGTCGGCGCGCCGGAGTCGTTCAGCAATAG
- a CDS encoding putative holin, which produces MIPLPRAWLLTSALLVGTVTGLVAAVVATLLVKTPVRPDLVVGLVVAVPSVIGMLLILFSGRRWMTTVGAFILAMAPGWLGALVLVQVVSHG; this is translated from the coding sequence GTGATACCCCTGCCTCGGGCATGGCTGCTCACAAGCGCGTTGCTGGTCGGCACCGTGACCGGACTGGTCGCGGCGGTCGTGGCCACCCTGCTGGTCAAGACACCCGTTCGCCCCGATCTGGTGGTCGGTTTGGTGGTGGCCGTCCCGAGCGTCATCGGAATGCTGCTGATCCTGTTCTCCGGCCGGCGCTGGATGACAACGGTCGGGGCGTTCATCCTCGCGATGGCGCCAGGTTGGCTCGGGGCATTGGTTCTGGTTCAGGTGGTGTCACATGGTTGA
- the lpdA gene encoding dihydrolipoyl dehydrogenase: MTHYDVVVLGAGPGGYVAAIRAAQLGLNTAIIEPKYWGGVCLNVGCIPSKALLRNAELAHIFTKDAKTFGISGEASFDYGVAFDRSRKVADGRVAGVHFLMKKNKITEIHGYGKFTGPNSIEVESSEGGAENPVKVEFDNAIIATGSSTRLVPGTSLSENVVTYEEQILSRELPKSIVIAGAGAIGMEFAYVMKNYGVDVTIVEFLPRALPNEDAEVSKEIEKQYKKLGVKILTGTKVDKIEDDGSTVTVTVSKDGKTEEIKTEKVLQAIGFAPNVEGFGLDKTGVELTDRKAIGIDDYMRTNVPHIYAIGDVTAKLQLAHVAEAMGVVAAETIAGAETLALGDYRMMPRATFCQPQVASFGLTEEQARDEGYDVKVAKFPFTANGKAHGLADPTGFVKVIADAKYGELLGGHLIGPDVSELLPEMTLAQKWDLTVNELTRNVHTHPTLSEALQECFHGLAGHMINF; the protein is encoded by the coding sequence GTGACCCACTATGACGTCGTCGTCCTCGGAGCCGGTCCTGGCGGATACGTCGCGGCAATCCGCGCCGCCCAGCTCGGACTGAACACCGCCATCATCGAACCCAAATATTGGGGCGGAGTCTGCCTCAATGTCGGCTGCATCCCGTCGAAGGCGTTGCTGCGCAATGCCGAGCTGGCGCACATCTTCACCAAAGACGCCAAGACGTTCGGCATCAGCGGTGAGGCCAGCTTCGACTACGGAGTCGCCTTCGACCGCAGCCGCAAGGTCGCCGACGGCCGCGTCGCCGGCGTGCACTTCCTGATGAAGAAGAACAAGATCACCGAGATCCACGGTTACGGGAAGTTCACCGGCCCGAACAGTATCGAGGTCGAATCGAGTGAAGGTGGCGCTGAAAATCCAGTGAAGGTCGAGTTCGACAACGCGATCATCGCGACCGGCTCGAGCACTCGTCTCGTTCCCGGTACGTCGCTGTCGGAGAACGTCGTCACCTACGAGGAGCAGATCCTGTCCCGGGAACTGCCCAAGTCGATCGTCATCGCCGGGGCCGGTGCCATCGGCATGGAGTTCGCCTACGTCATGAAGAACTACGGCGTCGACGTCACCATCGTCGAGTTCCTGCCGCGCGCGCTGCCCAACGAGGACGCCGAGGTCTCCAAGGAGATCGAGAAGCAGTACAAGAAGCTCGGCGTGAAGATCCTCACCGGAACCAAGGTCGACAAGATCGAGGACGACGGTTCGACGGTCACCGTGACCGTCAGCAAGGACGGCAAGACCGAGGAGATCAAGACCGAGAAGGTGTTGCAGGCCATCGGTTTTGCGCCGAACGTCGAGGGTTTCGGGCTGGACAAGACCGGCGTCGAGCTGACCGACCGCAAGGCCATCGGCATCGACGACTACATGCGCACCAATGTGCCGCACATCTACGCGATCGGTGACGTCACCGCCAAGCTGCAACTGGCGCACGTCGCCGAGGCGATGGGCGTGGTGGCCGCCGAGACCATCGCCGGTGCCGAGACGCTGGCCCTGGGTGACTACCGGATGATGCCGCGCGCGACGTTCTGCCAGCCGCAGGTGGCGAGCTTTGGTCTGACCGAGGAGCAGGCGCGCGACGAGGGTTACGACGTCAAGGTCGCCAAGTTCCCGTTCACCGCCAACGGTAAGGCCCACGGACTGGCCGACCCCACCGGCTTCGTGAAGGTCATCGCCGACGCCAAGTACGGCGAATTGCTCGGTGGCCATCTGATCGGGCCCGACGTCTCGGAGCTGCTGCCGGAGATGACGCTGGCGCAGAAGTGGGACCTGACGGTCAACGAGCTGACACGCAACGTGCACACCCACCCGACGCTGTCGGAGGCACTACAGGAATGCTTCCACGGTCTCGCCGGCCACATGATCAACTTTTGA
- a CDS encoding carboxymuconolactone decarboxylase family protein, whose product MGQRISPGGRRELGVLNWGISRLGARSIRAPHMHLFEVLGQHKLLFLSFLPYSGVLLNWGKLPKRDKELVILRVGHLRGSEYELQQHRRLARSRGVDPALQDKIFAGPTAQGLTDRQRALLTAVDEFVLNRDLSDDTFADLSTHLTREQVIEFCALAGHYDAIAAILATLRVPMDFPD is encoded by the coding sequence ATGGGTCAACGCATTTCACCCGGCGGCCGGCGCGAGCTCGGCGTGCTCAACTGGGGGATCTCCCGCTTGGGTGCTCGGTCCATTCGGGCTCCCCACATGCACCTGTTCGAAGTGCTGGGCCAGCACAAGCTGTTGTTCCTGTCGTTCCTGCCGTATTCGGGCGTTCTGCTGAATTGGGGCAAGCTGCCGAAGCGAGACAAGGAGTTGGTGATCCTGCGAGTGGGTCACCTACGCGGTTCGGAGTACGAGCTGCAGCAGCATCGCAGGCTGGCCCGTAGCCGGGGCGTCGATCCGGCGTTGCAGGACAAGATCTTTGCCGGTCCTACCGCGCAGGGACTCACCGACCGCCAGCGCGCGCTGCTGACTGCGGTCGACGAATTCGTGTTGAACCGCGATTTGTCCGACGACACGTTCGCCGACCTGTCGACACATCTGACCCGCGAGCAGGTGATCGAATTCTGTGCGCTGGCAGGGCATTACGACGCTATCGCCGCCATTCTTGCGACGTTGCGGGTGCCGATGGACTTCCCCGACTAG
- the ramB gene encoding acetate metabolism transcriptional regulator RamB, with amino-acid sequence MAKTFVGSRIRQLRSERGFSQAALAQMLEISPSYLNQIEHDVRPLTVAVLLRITEVFGVDATFFSSEDDTRLVAELREVTMDRDLDLDVDMTEVADIVGTHPAIARAIVNLHRRYRITTAQLAAATEDRFNLNTGGSGSASISMPHEEVRDYFYQRQNYLHELDTAAEDLTIRMRMHRAELSRELADRLTMVHGVHIIRRVDMGDTVLHRYDPIARTLEISNHLSSGQQVFKMATELAYLECGDLIDKLVDEGKFTSEESRKLARLGLASYFAAATVLPYGQFHDMAESFRYDIERLSAFYQVSYETICHRLSTLQRPSMRGVPFSFVRVDKAGNMSKRQSATGFHFSSAGGTCPLWNVYETFSNPGKILVQIAQMPDGQNYMWVARTVERRASRYGQPVKTFAIGLGCEMRHASRLVYSKGLDLSADSATPIGAGCRVCERDNCPQRAFPALGRALDLDEHRSTVSPYLVKES; translated from the coding sequence GTGGCCAAGACGTTCGTCGGCTCCCGGATACGACAGTTGCGCAGCGAACGTGGATTCAGCCAGGCGGCGTTGGCCCAGATGCTGGAGATTTCGCCGAGCTATCTCAACCAGATCGAGCACGATGTGCGGCCGCTGACTGTTGCTGTGTTGCTGCGCATCACCGAGGTGTTCGGCGTCGACGCCACCTTCTTCTCGTCCGAGGACGACACCCGGCTGGTCGCCGAACTCCGCGAAGTGACGATGGATCGCGACCTCGACCTCGACGTCGACATGACCGAGGTCGCCGACATCGTCGGCACGCACCCGGCGATCGCCCGTGCGATCGTCAATCTGCATCGCCGCTACCGGATCACCACCGCGCAGTTGGCGGCCGCGACCGAAGACCGGTTCAACCTCAACACCGGCGGCAGTGGCTCGGCGTCGATCTCCATGCCGCATGAGGAAGTCCGCGACTACTTCTACCAACGGCAGAACTATCTGCACGAACTCGACACCGCCGCTGAGGATCTCACCATCCGCATGCGGATGCACCGAGCGGAGTTGTCGCGGGAGCTGGCCGACCGCCTCACCATGGTGCACGGCGTGCACATCATCCGCCGCGTCGACATGGGCGACACCGTGCTGCACCGCTACGACCCGATCGCGCGCACGTTGGAGATCAGCAATCACCTGTCGTCGGGCCAGCAGGTCTTCAAGATGGCGACCGAGCTGGCCTACCTGGAGTGCGGTGACCTGATCGACAAGCTGGTCGACGAGGGCAAGTTCACCAGCGAGGAATCGCGCAAGCTGGCCCGCCTCGGATTGGCCAGCTATTTCGCGGCCGCAACGGTGTTGCCCTATGGGCAGTTTCACGACATGGCCGAGAGTTTCCGCTACGACATCGAACGGCTGTCGGCCTTCTATCAGGTCAGCTACGAGACGATCTGCCACCGGCTCTCGACCCTGCAGCGGCCGTCCATGCGGGGCGTCCCGTTCTCGTTCGTCCGGGTGGACAAAGCCGGCAACATGTCGAAACGCCAGTCCGCCACGGGTTTTCACTTCTCCTCCGCCGGCGGTACCTGCCCGCTGTGGAACGTCTACGAGACGTTCTCGAACCCGGGCAAGATCCTGGTTCAGATCGCTCAGATGCCGGACGGGCAGAACTACATGTGGGTGGCACGAACGGTCGAGCGGCGGGCGTCGCGTTACGGTCAGCCGGTCAAGACCTTCGCGATCGGACTGGGCTGCGAGATGCGGCATGCCAGCCGGTTGGTCTACTCCAAAGGTCTGGACTTGTCCGCCGACAGCGCGACACCGATCGGCGCGGGCTGCCGGGTGTGCGAACGTGACAACTGCCCGCAGCGCGCTTTCCCGGCCCTGGGCCGGGCGCTGGATCTCGATGAGCACCGCAGTACGGTGTCGCCCTATCTGGTCAAGGAGTCGTGA
- a CDS encoding acyl-[acyl-carrier-protein] thioesterase, producing the protein MTSSTTNTGLAKVLMPVPDPHPDVFDREWPLRVGDIDRAARLRLDAACRHIQDVGQDQLREMGHEETHPLWIVRRTMVDLIRPIEYPEMLRLRRWCSGTSNRWCEMRVRIDGRKGGLIESEAFWININRETQGPARIADDFLEGLQRTTDVNRLRWKAYLTAGSRHDANEIRNFPIRVSDIDLFDHVNNSVYWKVVEEFLAPQPELFESPLRVTIEHDAPVAFGDKLEILLHVYPPGSTDKFGPELADRTVRTLTYVVGEEVKAVASIFAL; encoded by the coding sequence ATGACCAGCAGCACCACCAACACCGGATTAGCGAAGGTGTTGATGCCGGTTCCCGATCCGCATCCCGACGTGTTCGACCGCGAATGGCCGCTGCGGGTCGGTGATATCGATCGCGCGGCCCGCCTTCGTCTGGACGCCGCGTGCAGGCACATCCAGGACGTCGGCCAGGACCAGCTCCGCGAGATGGGCCACGAGGAAACGCACCCGCTGTGGATCGTCCGGCGCACGATGGTAGATCTGATCCGCCCGATCGAGTATCCGGAGATGCTGCGGCTGCGCCGCTGGTGCTCGGGTACGTCGAACCGCTGGTGCGAGATGCGGGTCCGGATCGACGGCCGCAAGGGCGGGTTGATCGAATCCGAGGCCTTCTGGATCAACATCAACCGCGAGACGCAGGGCCCGGCCCGCATCGCCGACGACTTCCTCGAGGGATTGCAGCGCACCACCGACGTCAACCGGCTGCGGTGGAAGGCCTACTTGACGGCCGGCTCGCGGCACGACGCCAACGAGATCCGCAACTTCCCCATCCGCGTCAGCGACATCGACCTCTTCGACCATGTGAACAACTCGGTGTACTGGAAGGTCGTCGAGGAGTTCCTGGCGCCACAGCCCGAGCTCTTCGAGTCCCCGCTGCGCGTCACCATCGAGCACGATGCGCCGGTCGCCTTCGGCGACAAGCTGGAAATTCTGCTGCACGTCTACCCGCCCGGCTCGACCGACAAGTTCGGCCCGGAGCTCGCCGATCGCACTGTTAGAACGCTCACATACGTCGTCGGCGAAGAGGTCAAAGCCGTCGCATCGATCTTCGCGCTCTGA
- the aceA gene encoding isocitrate lyase has translation MSNVGQPKSPEEIQKDWDTNPRWKGITRTYTPADVVALQGSVVEEATLARRGAEVLWNQLHDMEFVNALGALTGNMAVQQVRAGLKAIYLSGWQVAGDANLSGHTYPDQSLYPANSVPQVVRRINNALLRADEIAKVEGDTSVENWLAPIVADGEAGFGGALNVYELQKAMIAAGVAGSHWEDQLASEKKCGHLGGKVLIPTQQHIRTLTSARLAADVADVPTVVIARTDAEAATLITSDVDERDQPFITGERTAEGFYRVKNGIEPCIARAKAYAPYSDLIWMETGTPDLELAAKFAEGVKSEFPDQMLAYNCSPSFNWKQHLDDSTIAKFQKELGAMGFKFQFITLAGFHALNYSMFDLAYGYARNQMSAYVELQEREFAAEERGYTATKHQREVGAGYFDRIATTVDPTSSTTALAGSTEEGQFH, from the coding sequence ATGTCCAACGTTGGCCAGCCGAAGAGCCCAGAAGAAATCCAGAAGGACTGGGACACCAACCCCCGCTGGAAGGGAATCACCCGTACCTACACCCCGGCCGACGTCGTCGCGCTGCAGGGCAGCGTCGTCGAGGAGGCCACCCTGGCCCGCCGCGGCGCCGAGGTGCTGTGGAACCAGCTCCACGACATGGAGTTCGTCAACGCGCTGGGTGCGCTGACCGGCAACATGGCCGTTCAGCAGGTCCGCGCGGGCCTGAAGGCCATCTACCTGTCGGGATGGCAGGTCGCCGGTGACGCGAACCTGTCCGGCCACACCTACCCCGATCAGAGCCTCTACCCGGCCAACTCGGTGCCGCAGGTGGTGCGCCGCATCAACAACGCGCTGCTGCGCGCCGACGAGATCGCCAAGGTCGAGGGCGACACCTCGGTGGAGAACTGGCTCGCCCCGATCGTCGCCGACGGTGAGGCCGGCTTCGGTGGTGCGCTCAACGTGTACGAGCTGCAGAAGGCGATGATCGCCGCCGGTGTCGCCGGTTCGCACTGGGAAGACCAGCTGGCCTCGGAGAAGAAGTGCGGCCACCTCGGTGGCAAGGTGCTGATCCCGACCCAGCAGCACATCCGCACCCTTACCTCGGCCCGTCTGGCTGCCGACGTCGCGGACGTCCCGACCGTCGTCATCGCCCGTACCGATGCCGAGGCCGCCACGCTCATCACCTCCGATGTGGACGAGCGCGACCAGCCGTTCATCACCGGTGAGCGCACCGCCGAGGGCTTCTACCGGGTCAAGAACGGCATCGAGCCCTGCATCGCCCGCGCCAAGGCCTACGCGCCGTACTCCGATCTGATCTGGATGGAGACCGGCACCCCGGACCTGGAGCTGGCGGCGAAGTTCGCCGAGGGCGTCAAGAGCGAGTTCCCGGACCAGATGCTGGCCTACAACTGCTCGCCGTCGTTCAACTGGAAGCAGCACCTGGACGACTCGACGATCGCGAAGTTCCAGAAGGAGCTCGGCGCGATGGGCTTCAAGTTCCAGTTCATCACGCTGGCCGGCTTCCACGCCCTGAACTACTCGATGTTCGATCTGGCCTACGGCTATGCCCGCAACCAGATGAGCGCCTACGTCGAGCTGCAGGAGCGCGAGTTCGCCGCCGAGGAGCGCGGCTACACCGCGACCAAGCACCAGCGCGAGGTCGGCGCCGGCTACTTCGACCGGATCGCCACCACCGTGGACCCGACCAGCTCGACCACCGCTCTCGCGGGCTCGACCGAAGAGGGCCAGTTCCACTGA
- a CDS encoding 3-hydroxybutyryl-CoA dehydrogenase, which yields MSIERVGVVGAGQMGSGIVEVCAKAGANVVVYEPTDALINAGRDRVTSSLERATSKGKLSEADRDATLARLTFTTELAELSDRQLVIEAVVEDEAVKGKIFAQLDELITDPDAVLASNTSSIPIMKIAAATKNPSRVLGLHFFNPVPVLPLVELINTLVTSEAAIARVEQFAGEVLGKKVVRCGDRSGFVVNALLVPYLLSAIRMVEAGVATIEDVDTAIVAGLSHPMGPLRLSDLIGLDTMKLIADSMYEELKDAHYAPPPLLLRMVEAGQLGKKSGQGFYSY from the coding sequence GTGAGTATTGAACGAGTAGGTGTGGTCGGAGCCGGACAGATGGGCTCGGGCATCGTCGAGGTGTGTGCCAAGGCCGGCGCGAACGTCGTCGTCTACGAGCCGACCGACGCGTTGATCAACGCCGGCCGTGACCGCGTCACCTCCTCGCTGGAGCGCGCGACGAGCAAGGGCAAGCTCTCGGAGGCCGACCGCGACGCGACGCTGGCACGGCTGACGTTCACCACGGAACTCGCGGAGCTGTCCGATCGCCAGCTGGTGATCGAGGCCGTCGTCGAGGACGAGGCCGTCAAGGGCAAGATCTTCGCGCAGCTCGACGAACTCATCACCGACCCCGACGCTGTGCTCGCGTCCAACACCTCGAGCATCCCGATCATGAAAATCGCTGCGGCGACCAAGAATCCGAGCCGGGTGCTGGGCTTGCACTTCTTCAATCCGGTGCCGGTGCTGCCGCTCGTCGAGCTGATCAACACGCTGGTCACCTCCGAGGCCGCCATCGCCCGCGTCGAGCAGTTCGCCGGCGAGGTACTCGGCAAGAAGGTGGTGCGCTGCGGCGACCGCTCCGGATTCGTCGTCAACGCGCTGCTGGTGCCCTACCTGCTGTCCGCCATCCGCATGGTCGAGGCCGGGGTGGCCACCATCGAGGACGTCGACACGGCAATCGTGGCCGGCCTGTCGCACCCGATGGGCCCGTTGCGCCTTTCGGACCTCATCGGCCTGGACACCATGAAGCTCATCGCCGACTCGATGTACGAAGAACTCAAGGACGCCCACTACGCCCCGCCGCCACTGCTACTGCGCATGGTCGAGGCCGGGCAGCTGGGCAAGAAGTCCGGCCAGGGTTTCTACAGCTACTGA